Proteins co-encoded in one Opitutus terrae PB90-1 genomic window:
- a CDS encoding serine hydrolase domain-containing protein yields the protein MNVISFARLPAVLLAGMIALVSLTPVPAVEPSPAAALGFDPARLQRLDAAVQDNIDAGRLAGAVVLITRDGKPAQLKAYGLQDLERHKPMQTDAIFRIASMSKAVTTVAVMILYEEGHFMLRDPLSKYLPAFANSVVAVPPPAGSPADVSYVTEKAKRPIQIRDLLTHTAGLTYGYDLAADAYKAAKLQGWYFADRDETIGQAIDRLATLPLHGQPGESWQYGYSTDVLGRLVEVVSGQPLDRFIEERICRPLGLKDTCFFLPPEKADRLANVYGIENGKLVLRETAETSAYVHGPRKCFSGGAGLLSTITDYGRFLQMLLNGGELDGVRVLSPKTVELMHANHTGDKYRRDTSAFGLGFWVNDDPGFYGELSSAGAYGWGSAYYPQYVVDPKERMVAILMTQLMPAGGLNLNQQFKVLTYQALVK from the coding sequence ATGAATGTGATTTCGTTCGCTCGGTTGCCGGCCGTGCTGCTGGCCGGGATGATCGCGCTGGTGTCGTTGACGCCGGTGCCCGCCGTGGAGCCCTCGCCGGCTGCGGCGCTCGGCTTCGACCCGGCGCGGTTGCAGCGACTCGATGCCGCGGTGCAGGACAACATCGATGCCGGCCGGCTGGCGGGCGCGGTGGTGTTGATCACCCGCGACGGGAAACCTGCGCAGTTGAAGGCCTACGGGCTGCAGGACCTCGAGCGGCACAAGCCGATGCAAACCGACGCGATCTTCCGGATCGCCTCGATGAGCAAGGCCGTGACGACGGTCGCGGTGATGATCCTTTACGAGGAGGGCCATTTCATGCTGCGCGATCCGCTCTCGAAATATCTGCCGGCGTTCGCGAACTCCGTCGTGGCGGTGCCGCCGCCGGCCGGATCGCCGGCGGACGTGAGCTACGTCACCGAAAAAGCGAAGCGGCCGATTCAGATCCGCGATTTGCTAACCCATACGGCGGGGCTGACCTACGGCTACGATCTCGCGGCGGATGCCTACAAGGCGGCGAAGTTGCAGGGCTGGTATTTCGCCGATCGCGACGAGACGATCGGGCAGGCGATCGACCGGCTCGCGACGCTGCCGCTGCACGGCCAGCCGGGCGAGAGCTGGCAGTACGGCTACAGCACGGATGTGCTGGGCCGGCTCGTCGAAGTGGTGTCGGGCCAGCCGCTCGACCGGTTCATCGAGGAGCGGATCTGCCGTCCGCTTGGCTTGAAAGACACATGCTTCTTTCTGCCACCGGAAAAGGCGGACCGGTTGGCGAACGTTTACGGAATCGAGAACGGCAAGCTGGTGTTGCGGGAAACCGCGGAGACGAGTGCCTATGTGCACGGCCCGCGGAAATGTTTCTCCGGCGGCGCCGGGCTGCTCTCGACGATCACCGACTACGGCCGGTTCCTCCAGATGTTGCTGAACGGCGGCGAACTCGACGGCGTGCGCGTCCTCAGCCCAAAGACGGTGGAGCTGATGCACGCAAACCACACCGGAGACAAATACCGGCGGGACACGAGCGCGTTCGGGCTTGGGTTCTGGGTGAACGACGATCCCGGTTTCTACGGCGAGCTCAGCAGCGCGGGCGCGTATGGCTGGGGCAGCGCCTACTATCCTCAGTATGTCGTCGATCCGAAGGAGCGGATGGTTGCGATCCTCATGACGCAGCTGATGCCCGCGGGCGGACTCAACCTAAACCAACAGTTCAAGGTGCTCACCTATCAGGCGCTGGTGAAGTGA
- a CDS encoding PQQ-binding-like beta-propeller repeat protein, whose protein sequence is MALALRFLLFVCGCAGLALAAPADVATPVFEGVWTGEIIAPNTRTEFGLAFTSTSDGVLVSVHFPAMFLHSANFGAADIHGSAFTLRPLDLSLSLADDRLTGTFGPAKLRVELRRGGEFTPPPPEPVYPAAPAPTWTRKLDAGVWASPAGFAEFVYVAAIDGKVHALRATDGSEVWTWTGSRALYGAPLATQDSVYVLDAHAELVALSRLDGTLRWRTPLLPAGASLPENPTFNHRAAAPVIDTKGVLYVGSPDGGVHAIRARNGRPIWRYDARAPIYAPLGLDGNDLLVGTFDGTVITLDRRSRRESMRTTLGGAVVSTPVVIGDRIVVGARDYLLYGLDRSGRVAWRNTFWFSWVESTPRVVDGILYLGGSDYRRVSALDPRTGEQKWATDVGGLSWGTPVVSGGTVFAATAGQNIAGTVLKHIGAIVALNRQTGAPLWRHVVPDGPRGGFSGFTGSLLLTEGKLIGAAVDGTLLAFSVGATAPALPAQPSRSASR, encoded by the coding sequence ATGGCCCTGGCTCTGCGTTTTCTCTTGTTCGTCTGTGGCTGCGCCGGCCTCGCGCTCGCCGCACCCGCCGACGTCGCAACGCCAGTGTTCGAAGGCGTCTGGACCGGCGAAATCATCGCCCCAAATACGCGGACGGAGTTCGGCCTCGCATTCACGTCCACCTCCGACGGCGTGCTCGTCAGCGTACACTTCCCCGCAATGTTCCTGCACAGCGCGAACTTCGGCGCAGCGGACATCCACGGATCCGCATTCACGCTCCGCCCGCTCGATCTTTCGCTCTCGCTCGCGGACGACCGGCTGACCGGCACCTTCGGGCCCGCGAAACTGCGCGTCGAGTTGCGCCGCGGCGGCGAGTTCACTCCGCCTCCGCCCGAGCCGGTCTATCCCGCCGCGCCGGCTCCGACGTGGACGCGGAAGCTCGACGCCGGCGTGTGGGCCAGTCCCGCGGGCTTTGCGGAATTCGTCTATGTCGCCGCGATCGATGGCAAGGTCCACGCGCTGCGCGCCACCGACGGCAGCGAGGTGTGGACATGGACGGGATCGCGCGCGCTCTACGGCGCGCCATTGGCGACGCAGGATTCCGTTTATGTGCTTGATGCTCACGCCGAGTTGGTCGCGCTCTCGCGGCTCGACGGCACGCTCCGCTGGCGAACGCCCCTGCTTCCCGCGGGGGCGAGCCTCCCGGAAAACCCCACGTTCAATCACCGCGCCGCGGCGCCGGTGATCGACACGAAAGGCGTGCTCTACGTTGGCTCGCCCGATGGAGGCGTGCATGCGATCCGCGCCCGCAACGGCCGCCCGATCTGGCGCTACGACGCCCGCGCACCGATCTACGCCCCACTCGGTCTTGACGGCAACGACCTCCTCGTCGGCACCTTCGACGGCACGGTGATCACCCTCGATCGCCGCAGCCGGCGCGAATCGATGCGCACCACCCTGGGTGGCGCGGTGGTTTCCACGCCGGTGGTGATCGGCGACCGGATCGTCGTCGGCGCACGTGATTACCTGCTCTACGGGCTCGACCGTTCAGGTCGTGTGGCCTGGCGAAACACGTTCTGGTTCTCGTGGGTGGAATCGACGCCGCGCGTGGTCGACGGCATACTTTACCTCGGCGGATCGGACTATCGCCGGGTGAGCGCGTTGGATCCGCGGACGGGCGAACAAAAATGGGCCACGGACGTCGGCGGTTTGTCGTGGGGCACGCCGGTGGTCTCCGGCGGAACCGTTTTCGCCGCAACGGCGGGCCAAAACATCGCCGGCACCGTGCTCAAGCATATCGGCGCGATCGTCGCCTTGAACCGCCAGACCGGCGCGCCGCTCTGGCGTCATGTCGTGCCCGACGGCCCGCGCGGCGGGTTCAGCGGTTTTACCGGCTCGCTGCTGCTAACTGAGGGGAAACTCATCGGCGCCGCCGTTGACGGTACCCTGCTTGCGTTTTCGGTGGGCGCGACGGCGCCCGCGCTCCCCGCGCAGCCATCTCGCAGCGCAAGCCGCTGA
- a CDS encoding DUF2937 family protein has protein sequence MPPMKIGRALLGAGDGVLDRVLCVIGTLLFSQAPEFMQQYLQRLGGHLDEARRQLAQFQRVADQSGVTLEQLIRQTSANTDAAVAKLGGVMSHAVSRVQELQTAQTAIQNATIWEKPFVFLRHVDTSIASATWEIYRPAVPTTVEGLVYAAIGMLVLLALYHGAVRYPAIRVARARRRRLSAQHA, from the coding sequence ATGCCGCCGATGAAGATTGGCCGTGCCTTACTCGGCGCCGGGGACGGTGTGCTCGACCGCGTGCTGTGCGTGATCGGCACGCTGCTTTTTTCACAGGCGCCGGAGTTCATGCAACAGTACCTGCAACGACTCGGCGGCCACCTGGACGAGGCGCGCCGGCAACTCGCTCAGTTCCAGCGTGTCGCCGATCAGTCCGGCGTCACGCTTGAGCAGCTGATCCGGCAGACCAGCGCCAACACCGACGCGGCGGTCGCCAAACTTGGGGGCGTGATGAGCCATGCGGTTTCCCGCGTGCAGGAGTTGCAGACGGCTCAGACCGCGATCCAGAACGCGACGATCTGGGAGAAGCCCTTCGTGTTTCTGCGGCACGTCGACACCAGCATCGCGAGCGCCACGTGGGAAATCTACCGGCCCGCGGTCCCGACGACGGTCGAGGGTTTGGTCTACGCGGCGATCGGCATGCTCGTGCTGCTCGCGCTGTATCACGGCGCCGTTCGCTATCCCGCCATTCGCGTGGCTCGGGCGCGTCGCCGGCGACTCAGCGCGCAACACGCCTGA